The region AATCGTCAGAGCCAGCGGAGTGCGCAGCAGAAAGTGGAACAACGTTGAGAAGGTATCGCAGGTGATCACCGGTTCAATCAAATTACCGCTCATGTGGCTCGCCAGCTCAAACAATTGGCGCACGGTGGTGTTCTGCTGCGGCAAAGCCAGCGGATAGTGGCTGACATCGTTCAGGGTCACGTGTGCGGCGCTGGCCAGCGGATGGCTCTGATGCATCACCAGCAGCACCGGGGCGGGCCAGGAACCGATGACTTCCACGCCGCGTTCAGCGTGCAGGCTGAATTGCAGTGCCAGATCGCACTCGCCGCTGCGCAGCAGTTCAGCGACACCTTGCGTACTTGCCACTTTGATATCAAACAGCACGCCGGGATTATCCTCACGGAAGGCGGCAATCATGCGCGGCAGCAGCGTAAAGGCTAATCCATCGGTACAGGCCACGCGAATCAGGGTGCGTCGCACGGCCTTCAGCCCCTTAATTTCTGCCAGCGCGTACTCCATCTCCAGCATCGTTTTGCGTACGTGATGTGCGTAAATTTCGCCGGCTTCATTCAGCACCATCCCGCGCGCATGCCGGTCAAACAGGGGCACGCCCACCTGGTTTTCCAGTCGCTGAATTTGTCTGCTGATGGCAGACACCGCCACAAACAGCTGTTCACTGGCCGCGCTGAGCGAACCGGTATTGGCAACGGCCAGGAAATAGCGGATTTCATTGCTTATCATGCGGATGCCTCATGCTGGTGCATGCCTCTAAATCGGGCAGCGGAGCTTTGCCAAAAAAGCAAATCATACTCGATAAATTGATAATTGTGGCAAAGCAAGGTTTCCGCAAAGATGACAAAACCAAAATACCAATAAAAGACATGCAAACATGACAGCACAACAAGCGGTACAACAAGCCACCGCCTGGTTCGACAGCGGGGAATTTCAGGAAACATTGGCCCGACGTGTGGCGCAACGCACCGAAAGCCAGCGCCAGGATCGCGACAACGAATTACAGCGTTACCTGCAGGATGAGATTGGCCCACAGCTCATCGCGCTGGGCTTCACCTTACATTTTATCGACAACCCTGAAGCCGCCCATCGCCCGTTCCTGGTGGCGGTACGCATCGAAGATCCGGCACTGCCGACCTTGTTGAGTTACGGACATGGCGATGTGGTGTTCGGTGACGACGAAAACTGGCGTGAGGGGTTATCGCCATGGCAGTTAGTGGAAGAGGGCGACCGTTGGTACGCCCGTGGCAGCGCGGATAATAAAGGCCAGCACTGCGTGAACCTCGCGGCACTCGAACAGGTGTTCAAGGCACGCGGTGGACGACTTGGTTTCAACTGCAAAATGCTGTTTGAGATGGGTGAGGAGATCAGCTCGCCGGGCCTGGCTCAACTGTGCCAGCATCATGCTGAACTGCTGAAAGCCGATCTGTTTATCGCGTCTGACGGCCCGCGTCTCAATGCGGTGCGCCCAACCCTGTTCCTTGGCTCCCGGGGTGCGGTGAACTTCCGTCTCACCGTTACCGCGCGTGACAACGCCTATCACTCCGGTAACTGGGGCGGCTTATTGACTAATCCAGGCACACAGTTAGCCAACGCTATTGCTTGCCTCGTGAACGAAAAGGGCGTGCTGCAGGTTGAGGCGCTGAAACCTGACTCTCTCACTCAACAAGTGCGCGACATCCTCAGCGACATCGAAGTGGGCGGGATGCCAGGGGATCCCGAGATTGATACCACCTGGGGCGAGCCGACGCTCTCTCCGACAGAAAGACTCTACGGCTGGAATACGCTGGAAGTCCTCGCATTCCTGACGGGCAATCCGGCACGTCCGATGAATGCGATTCCCGGTGAAGCCACGGCGGTGTGCCAACTGCGCTTTGTGGTCGGCACCGATTGGGAAAACCTGGCTCAGCATGTGAGCGAGCATCTGGCGCAGCACGGTTTTGACTACGTGAAAGTGGAGTTTATGCGCGGGTCACCGGCCACGCGACTCGATCCTACCGATCCGCTGGTGGATTGGGTGCTGGCGAGCATGGCAGAGACCAGCGGCAAAAAACCGGCGTTGCT is a window of Pantoea rwandensis DNA encoding:
- a CDS encoding LysR family transcriptional regulator; the encoded protein is MISNEIRYFLAVANTGSLSAASEQLFVAVSAISRQIQRLENQVGVPLFDRHARGMVLNEAGEIYAHHVRKTMLEMEYALAEIKGLKAVRRTLIRVACTDGLAFTLLPRMIAAFREDNPGVLFDIKVASTQGVAELLRSGECDLALQFSLHAERGVEVIGSWPAPVLLVMHQSHPLASAAHVTLNDVSHYPLALPQQNTTVRQLFELASHMSGNLIEPVITCDTFSTLFHFLLRTPLALTICSAFTVLQEAETHGLILRSVGIDQLSQRNLQLQAQSGRPRSAALNVFMTFLLQQMNALEEPLRQRWKP
- a CDS encoding M20 family metallopeptidase; translation: MTAQQAVQQATAWFDSGEFQETLARRVAQRTESQRQDRDNELQRYLQDEIGPQLIALGFTLHFIDNPEAAHRPFLVAVRIEDPALPTLLSYGHGDVVFGDDENWREGLSPWQLVEEGDRWYARGSADNKGQHCVNLAALEQVFKARGGRLGFNCKMLFEMGEEISSPGLAQLCQHHAELLKADLFIASDGPRLNAVRPTLFLGSRGAVNFRLTVTARDNAYHSGNWGGLLTNPGTQLANAIACLVNEKGVLQVEALKPDSLTQQVRDILSDIEVGGMPGDPEIDTTWGEPTLSPTERLYGWNTLEVLAFLTGNPARPMNAIPGEATAVCQLRFVVGTDWENLAQHVSEHLAQHGFDYVKVEFMRGSPATRLDPTDPLVDWVLASMAETSGKKPALLPNLGGSLPNEVFSDILGLPTLWVPHSYPACGQHGVNEHMLKSIAREGLQIMTRLLWDLGEQGSELVAKHRQHAGGAA